TGGTACCTGTTGATAAAAATATGCCATAAAGTGTTGTAGTCGTTCCAATTGTGCCATTGCTGATGTTATTGTTGGCTATCTTCAGATTGTTCTGATAAATGGCGTAAATTCCGTAAGCTGTACTGGAGCCTCCTCCGTAATTTAATAAAACATTGCCGCCATCAACTCCGATTTCATTGTTCTGGTCGTAAAGTGAATAGGGTGATGAAGCTGAATAGCCTTTTATTGAAATAGAAACATAGGCACCGGTAATTTTGTTGTTATAGATTTTCAGGTAGCTGTTTGTACCCGAGGAAGTAGTAACTGTCAGCGAGGATGTAGAGGTTGATGTATGATTCCCAGAGTAAATACCAATTGTGTTTACATTTGAGTTTTTCAGTGAAACGTTGCAGTTTTTAATGGTAACGTATTGAGAACCATCTGTTCCTGAATATTTTAGTATGGCATATCCCCATTCCATCAACGTGGTATTGTTGGTTGATGTTGAAGTATCGGCCACATCAATCCCGTCAAAAGTGATGTAATCGGTACCTTCGATTTTAATAATACCGTCTGTAGTAGTTGAGCTTCCGGGCGTTGCATAAATGATTGGATTACTCCCACTCCCTACTTTTTTGAATACAATAGGACTGGAAGAAGATGAGGTCGCTGTACTGATGGTTAAATTTGAGGCGGTTTCAACAAAATTGGCATCAATTTCAAAAGTTACCCCTCCGCTGCCAACTCCATTGCTGTTGAGGTCGGAAATGGCCGAAGCTATTGAGGAATAGTTACCTCCTGAGGTTTTAATTGTTTTTGTTCCTGTAAGCTGTGCACTGACTCCAGTGGCAAAAAGGCTTAAAATGGCTAATAAATATAACGGTTTCATGAATTTAGATTTAAAATTTTGTGGCAAAAATAATTAGGAAAGAGAGAGGGAAAAATTATTTTTTTTCGAGGTTTAACTCAACGGTTTTGCGGTGCCCCGGCTCTACAGTAACGGCAATATAACCATATAGATAAACTTCATTATTGTTGATGTATTTGAAAGCATCGCAGTAATAAGATCCGGGAGGAAGAGCTCCAAAATCGGCAAGTCCGTCAATATTGGCATGAACCTGTTTGACATAATTCCCTAAATCGAGGTTTTTCTTACTGGTTGATATGGAAGCAACGGCATTATCAACAGCTTCACCATTGTAATAAATCTGAATTGAAAGTCTTCCGTTTTCATTGGGATCAGTCCGTTCACATGAAAATATGCCGGCTGTCAACAGGAAAATAAAGCTGAGTAATCCGATTTGTTTCATTAATTTCATTACTTTTTGCATTGCAAAGGTATATTTCACTGTAATTGTAATTATAGTTTGGTTATTAAATAATTGTGAATAACTTTTCTGCCTCTAATAACTTAAAAGCAAAAATTTTATTTCAAAGACGAAAAGATTTTTTCAGAGGTTTAAATAGCGGGAAATTAAATATAGCAATTGTTCGCGTTTGATTGGTTTTGCAATATAATCGCTGCAGCCAGCTTCCAGCGCCATCATCCTGTCATCATCTCTTGCATAAGCAGTTATGGCAATAATGGGCAACTTTTTATACATTTCCTTGATTCGTTGGGTGGCTATTAATCCGTTTAATTCGGGTAGTTTTATATCCATCAAAACAAGGTCGATATTTCTTGATCTGCAGGCATCCACGGCCTGTTTCCCGTCTTTTGCCCAGATGATCTGTGCATTGGTCTTGCTGAGTACCGTTCGCACCAGATTGAAGTTTGAATCGATGTCTTCAACAACCAGTATGGTTTTACCTTCCAGATTGAGATTCCCTATTTTCTGATATTCAATGGTTTGTAAAATATTCTTTGCATCTACCGGAAAATACGGCAAGGTGAAATAGAAAGTGGAACCCTTTCCATACGTACTGCTTACCCAAATATCTCCTCCAAGCAATTTGACTAATCTTTGTGAAATAGTGAGTCCAAGACCTGATCCGCCAAACTTCTTCCAGATTTTTTCATCGGCTTGCTTGAAGCGGTCAAAAATTACGGTTTGCTTATCTTCAGGAATGCCGATTCCGGTGTCTTTTACGTAAAACTCAATGAAAAGCTCCTCTCCTGTCAGCAACTGGTTGGATTTAATCTTGTATCCTATTTCGATGCTTCCGGTGGTTGTAAACTTTTGAGCATTGCTGACAAGATTGGTCAGTATTTGCTTGAAACGGTAAGGATCAGTCAGAATAGCAAAGTTTTCGGATATTTTTGGCACCGAGATGATGACCTCGACATTTTCTTTACCTTGTTTTTTCAGGTTGTCGCGTGCTTCGAGTGCGGTTTCATTTATAATTGAATTAACATGACATTCTGTGTTTTCTATTCTGAGTTCTCCGGTTTCAATTTTGGCAATGTCGATAATGTCATCGATTAAATGCAGTAAAATCTCTCCGTTATTATTAATCAGCTTGATAAATTCTTCTTTTTCCTTTTCAGTGAAATCGGGGTCATTAAGCAGATCGGCAAAGCCGATGATGGCATTCATGGGTGTTCGTATTTCATGCGACATGGCAGCGATAAATGCAGTTTTTTGCTTGTCTGCTAATTCTGCCATAATCTTTGCTTCCGAAAGCTCTGCCAATAGCTTCTTTCTGGAAAAATATTCATCTGATTGTTTCAGACAGTCATAACAAAGGCTTGAAATCTGCTGGCAAAGCGACCATAAATCATTGGTTGCCTTCTCGATATATTGTTTGTTCGGAAGTGGTTCATTTTCAATCAGATTCTTAATCTCTGACCGGGAAAAATTCAGACGCTGAAAAAAATTACTCTGACTTAATTTTTCAAAACCTTCGATATTGACGAAACCACATACCCAATTGGCTATTTCTTTGCCATTTGCCAGAATCGGGATTTTTTTAACTGTGATGTTACAGCTTTCGCATTTCTGGACTTCAAAAACACTTTTTGAAAAATGAGAGGTTAATGCCAGATCAACAAAAAAACATTTGTCATCAATAACTTTTCCCCTTGAAAGAATTTTGCAGGCACTGCTGAAATTACTCATTTTTGTCAGGGGAGCACCATTTTCATCCACTATCAGGCTGGCTATCTTGTAGGTATAACTGAATTCATCCTGCAAACGTTGAAGGGCATCTTTGCTGATGATTTCCTGTAACATCAACTGATGACTATCTCCTTCTTTGAAGTAATTGGCCTCCAGCTTTTGAGAAAAAATATTTTTACTCTCCTGAAATAAGCTTGTCTTGGTCTTTTCAAGCATCTGAAAAAGGCGTTCTTCCCTTTCCTTATTCTCTTTTTCCTTTTTATGTTTTTCAGAATAATCGATGAAAGATATGATGAAGCCTCTCAGAGAGCCTTCTCTTTCTTTTTGAGCAGTGATGCTGAATAAAATATCAGCCGGACCTTGTATGGTTTCAATCGAAGTATTGTTGACAAAATAACTGGCATTTCCTTCTGCAATGATAAATTTGATCAGGCTCTCTGTTGAATTGAAAAAAATATTACAGTTGAGCTTGAATATCTCATTGATATGTCTGCCTACTGCCTCTTCTTTTGATATACCAATTTTCTTACAGGCAGAATGATTGATAAACAGTGTCTTTCCTGTCAGATCTGTTTCAATAATTCCTTCGGGTAATTGTTCCAGAAACTTTAGGTATCTGTCTTCATTTTCAGTTTTTATCTGTTTTTCTTCAACCACTATTTCAGGATGAAAAATAATCAGTTTTTTTTGCGGATGCTCAACAGAATAAATGGAAATCAGGTAATTTTTTCCCGTAGTGGTAAGTGAAACTTTCTCTTGTCGATATTCTTTTGACTGACTTTCAATAATTTGAATGATGTCAGGCTCTGTCTGATTTTCAAAAAACTCTCTGATATGGTGGCCAAAAAGCTCTGCCTTGTTTTTATTGAAATAATTCAAAGCCGATTGATTGGCATTTTCAATAATATTATTTTTGTCGAGTTGAAAGACGATTTCTTCAAATTTCTCAAAAACTACCGACCAGATATTCTCAAAGTTTTCTGATGCCGGAGAATAAAGCTCAATTATTTTACTTTCAAGTATTTTAATTCTGCTTTCCAGATCCTCGTATGTCGGTGAATTTGCCACTTCAGAACAGATATTCTTTTATTCTTCGTTTAATTCCTTTCAGGACTGATTTGTTCCACAAAATTATGTAACTCTATTTCACATTGCAAATTTAAGGAATAGTCTTTTTGAAAATTGTAATGTGGATAACTTTGTACCTATTAATTAATTAATTGGCAGCAGTATCGGTTGTTGTTAAGCTGAAGCAAAAATAAATTCTTAAAAGCCTTTAAATTGTCTGTATTTTGCAACTAAAATAAACGCAACGATTTACATCAAAAATAAAAGCAATGAAAAAAATTTTTCTGGCCTTTCTGTTAAGTTTGTTTATCATAGTTCTGAAAGCCCAAAATACCGAGATCAAAATCAAATTCAGAACTTTTAAAAATCAGGATATTTATCTTGGATTTCATTATGGTAATAATAAATACATCAGAGATACCACTCATGTTGACAACAAAGGAATAGCTGTTTTCACAGATAAAAACAAGGATCTGAAAGGTGGTATTTATTTGATAATTACGCCCGATATGAATTATTTCGAATTTATTCTTGCCGAGAAAAAGATTTTTCTTGAAACAGATACAGGAGATTTTATCAAACAAATGAAAGTCATTGAATCTGAAGAAAATAAGATTTTTTTCAACTACTTATTATACATTGAACAGAAACAGCAGGAAAAGCAGAATATTCTTAAAGAAAAAGCCATTTTTGCCGATAATAAACAAAAATCGGATGAATATGATAAAAAAGTCAGTCAGGTGGATGAGGATGTTAAAAACTATATGAAAAGCCTGATTGAAAAATATCCTGATAAGTTTTTTCCTAAGGTGCTTAAAATGATGAATGATCCTGTGCCGAGAGAAAAGCTTAATAATGAAGCAGATTCTACCTATTCAGAGTATTTATACAATTTTTACCAGCAGCATTACTTTGACAATGTTGATTTTTCGGATGAAAAAATTTTACGCACCCCTATTTATGAAAGCAAAATTGACCGTTTCATGGATCGTATGACCATGCATCATCCCGATTCAATTAAACTCTCAGCCTCAAGGGTGATTGACCTTAGCAGGGCGAATGAAGAAGTTTTCAAATTCACTTTGGTAAAACTTTTTAATAAGTATGCCCAGTCTGAATATATGGGCATGGATGCCGTATATGTTTATCTGGCTGAACGATATTACCTGAGTGGACTGGCAAAATGGGCTGATTCTGCACAAATCAAGAAAATTTATGATCGCGTGGTTAAATTAAGCTCAAACCTGATAGGAATGAAAGCCCCTGAGCTGATCATGAAAGATACCAACGATCAATATCATTCCCTTCATGCACAACCTGGTATTTACACGATTTTAGTTTTTTGGGACCCAAGTTGCGGACATTGTCAGAAGGCTATTCCTTTTCTTGAAAAGTATTGGGAGCGTGTTTCACATGATTCATTTTCAATATATTCCGTTAATATTGGAAATGATGGAAAAGAATGGAAACAATTCATTGCAGATAATAAACTCAGTTTTCTGTGCGTGTGGGATCCGTTAAACTACAATAATTTCAGGGTTTTATACGATATTTTCAGTTCTCCGGTTGTTTACCTGCTGGATAAAAACAAGAAAATTGTTGCTAAAAGAATCGGTGTCGATAAAATTGAAGAAATAGTCAATATTCTTGAAGGGCGAACTATCCCTGAAAAAAATGACCTTCAGGATAGCAAAAAGGAAAATGACTAATTTTCAGGGTAAAAGATTTCATATTCATTGTCGTCATAAAAAACAGTAATCATTTTTATTTTCCTTTTACGAGGATGTATGCTGGACATAATCATTTTTTCCGAAATAGCTGATTTTTCCTCAGTATATTGTTTTTCAATGCTTTGAGACTCTTTTTCAACAGACTCAACTGTCTGAGATTTAATTTTTTTCACTTCGCTGATAGCAGGGCTATGAATTTTTGAATCTGAAGCCGGTTGATTTTCAAATAAACCACCAAAACTGACGGATGCTCCGGAAATATCATCCCTGAAAGTATTACCCTGACCAAATAAAAGCCATTCAGGATTGATATCAGGAAAGCAATTCAGTATGCTTTGAACCATTTCAAGGCTGGGATTGTTTCTGCCAGTCAAAATATGTGACAATCTCGACCTGTTCACATTGATGGCATCAGCCAGACGGCTTGGAGTGAGGTTTTTCATTTCAATTATTTGCTTGATTCTGTCAGTTATAGTTGCCATACAAATGTAAATTTAATAAGTTAACAATTGTAATCACTTTTGTAACGCTGCAAAATTACAAATGTGTATTCAAACATACAAAATTAATTTTTCAGTAAATGAATGTTAGCTTTGAGTTATGTCCTTGATAGGAATTAAACTATCAGCTTTGAGTATTTCTTTTCCGGTTTAAATTAGGAAAAATTCGTGATATTGCCTAAATGAATAGATAAAGCTATATCTGTTTCTTTAAACTGAAGAAAGTAGCATAACCTGTCTAGTAATCAGCATACTTCTCTAAATAAATTTATCTAAAATGCTGATTAACAGATTGATATACTTCTCTTTTAATACGGTTGCTTTATTGATTAACATTGTAATTTCCACATAAATTTACCTTGAAAAAAGATTACCTAAATACAAAAATTCGGGAATAAAAGATTTCAGATATAGTAACAAATGTTTATTTTTGAAAATCACAAATGTAAATTTTATTATTTACAAAAGTAACTCTTTCAAAAGTCTGCAATTTCAATATGGAATAAAACTGAAAAAATTTTTACTTACATAAATGAATCATTCAACGATAACAGGAAAAAGCAAGAATAATATTTTTAATGCTGACCTGCTTAAGGCGTAATCCTGAGTATATCAAAAAGAAAATCAGCTCTTTAGACTATTATTTTTCTTTAATCGTAAACGCTGAGAATTTAAAATTGGAGTTTACTCCATTACTTGGTAAGAAAATTTCAAAAAGAATGTCCTTAAGATTTACCTTTGTATGAAATTAATTTTGAAGGAATGAAAAAAATTTTATTGGCTGTTGTCATTATCCTCCTATCCTATTACAAAGCGCTTTCAGGTGACACAATTGGATATGATGTACTCAGATATAACCTTAAGATTGATTTGAACGACCTTGATTCAAAAACTATTATAGCTGTAGCTGAAATTGTTCTGGTAGAAACTGACAAAATAAAAAACAACTTCGTATTTTGGCTGAAAGGACTAACAGTTGACTCCGTATCAGAAAACAATACATTACTCAGTTTTTCAATTGCAAATGAACTTTTAATCATTCAAAAACAAAGCTCAGGCATCGACACACACAGAATTAAGGTATATTATCATGGACAACCCAAGAAAGATTCTTACTGGGGAGGATTTTATTTTAGTTCAAATGATGGTGGATATGCCTATAATATGGGGGTCGCTTTCAATGATGTTCCGCACAGCTATGGGCGTGTTTGGTTCCCCTGTTCTGAAAGCTTTACGGATAAAGCATTGTTTTCTTTTGAAATTATTACCTCCTCAGATAAAATGGCTGTTTGTAACGGATTATTAACAGCTGTAACCAATAATTCAGATGGTAACAAAACATGGCATTGGACGCTCAACGAGCCTATCCCCTGCTATCTGGCTTCGGTGGCGGTAGGGAACTATACCTTGGTTAAATCTGTTCACCAGGGCATTGAGAAAAAAATTGACATCATAAATGCCTGTCTGCCGGCTGATTCTGTTAAACTAAAAAATTCCTTCCAGCACCTTCCGGATTGTATTAATATTTTTGAAAGGAAATATCTGCCTTATCAGTTTGAGCGTGTTGGATTTGTCTTGGTTCCGTTTACTCAGGGTGCTATGGAACATGCGACCAATATTGCATTTCCCAAATATGCCGCTGATGGGAGTTTGTCGAATGAAACCCTTATGGCTCATGAGTTTTCGCATCATTGGTGGGGCAATTTGCTGACCTGCCAGACACCTGAAGACATGTGGATTAATGAAGGATGGGCCAGGTGGTCAGAGTGGCTTTTTCTTGAGGAAATGTACGGAAAAGAAGCCTATCAGCAGGAATACCTGAGCAATCATCGCGAAGTCTTACAATATGCCCACATTCGCGATAAAAAGATCTTGCCCGTAAGTCCGGTTCCTTCAGATGTAACT
The Sphingobacteriales bacterium DNA segment above includes these coding regions:
- a CDS encoding response regulator, whose protein sequence is MANSPTYEDLESRIKILESKIIELYSPASENFENIWSVVFEKFEEIVFQLDKNNIIENANQSALNYFNKNKAELFGHHIREFFENQTEPDIIQIIESQSKEYRQEKVSLTTTGKNYLISIYSVEHPQKKLIIFHPEIVVEEKQIKTENEDRYLKFLEQLPEGIIETDLTGKTLFINHSACKKIGISKEEAVGRHINEIFKLNCNIFFNSTESLIKFIIAEGNASYFVNNTSIETIQGPADILFSITAQKEREGSLRGFIISFIDYSEKHKKEKENKEREERLFQMLEKTKTSLFQESKNIFSQKLEANYFKEGDSHQLMLQEIISKDALQRLQDEFSYTYKIASLIVDENGAPLTKMSNFSSACKILSRGKVIDDKCFFVDLALTSHFSKSVFEVQKCESCNITVKKIPILANGKEIANWVCGFVNIEGFEKLSQSNFFQRLNFSRSEIKNLIENEPLPNKQYIEKATNDLWSLCQQISSLCYDCLKQSDEYFSRKKLLAELSEAKIMAELADKQKTAFIAAMSHEIRTPMNAIIGFADLLNDPDFTEKEKEEFIKLINNNGEILLHLIDDIIDIAKIETGELRIENTECHVNSIINETALEARDNLKKQGKENVEVIISVPKISENFAILTDPYRFKQILTNLVSNAQKFTTTGSIEIGYKIKSNQLLTGEELFIEFYVKDTGIGIPEDKQTVIFDRFKQADEKIWKKFGGSGLGLTISQRLVKLLGGDIWVSSTYGKGSTFYFTLPYFPVDAKNILQTIEYQKIGNLNLEGKTILVVEDIDSNFNLVRTVLSKTNAQIIWAKDGKQAVDACRSRNIDLVLMDIKLPELNGLIATQRIKEMYKKLPIIAITAYARDDDRMMALEAGCSDYIAKPIKREQLLYLISRYLNL
- a CDS encoding redoxin domain-containing protein, whose protein sequence is MKKIFLAFLLSLFIIVLKAQNTEIKIKFRTFKNQDIYLGFHYGNNKYIRDTTHVDNKGIAVFTDKNKDLKGGIYLIITPDMNYFEFILAEKKIFLETDTGDFIKQMKVIESEENKIFFNYLLYIEQKQQEKQNILKEKAIFADNKQKSDEYDKKVSQVDEDVKNYMKSLIEKYPDKFFPKVLKMMNDPVPREKLNNEADSTYSEYLYNFYQQHYFDNVDFSDEKILRTPIYESKIDRFMDRMTMHHPDSIKLSASRVIDLSRANEEVFKFTLVKLFNKYAQSEYMGMDAVYVYLAERYYLSGLAKWADSAQIKKIYDRVVKLSSNLIGMKAPELIMKDTNDQYHSLHAQPGIYTILVFWDPSCGHCQKAIPFLEKYWERVSHDSFSIYSVNIGNDGKEWKQFIADNKLSFLCVWDPLNYNNFRVLYDIFSSPVVYLLDKNKKIVAKRIGVDKIEEIVNILEGRTIPEKNDLQDSKKEND
- a CDS encoding helix-turn-helix transcriptional regulator; translation: MATITDRIKQIIEMKNLTPSRLADAINVNRSRLSHILTGRNNPSLEMVQSILNCFPDINPEWLLFGQGNTFRDDISGASVSFGGLFENQPASDSKIHSPAISEVKKIKSQTVESVEKESQSIEKQYTEEKSAISEKMIMSSIHPRKRKIKMITVFYDDNEYEIFYPEN